A portion of the Acidisarcina polymorpha genome contains these proteins:
- a CDS encoding NAD-dependent epimerase/dehydratase family protein — MDTKRKTAVVCGAGGFIGGHLVKRLLERGIEVIRAVDIKPVGYWHQVSDDVENLSLDLKERHNCLLAVEGADLVYQLAADMGGMGFIENNKALCMLNVLTNTNMLLAAKECGVDRFFYSSSACVYNADKQGSVNASPLKEGDAYPAQPEDGYGWEKLFSERMCRHFEEDFGMICRVARFHNVYGTHGTWIGGREKAPAAICRKVIEAKVSGSREINIWGNGQQTRSFMFIDDCIHGTELIMNSDIETPINLGSSEVVTINNLVDIVEEIAGIKLRRTYDLNAPRGVNGRNSDNSMILDRLQWEPSIPLRIGLEKTYRWIEEEMASRVVRSAA; from the coding sequence ATGGATACCAAGAGGAAAACAGCAGTAGTCTGCGGTGCGGGCGGCTTTATAGGCGGCCATCTCGTAAAGCGGCTACTCGAGCGAGGCATCGAGGTTATCAGGGCTGTAGACATCAAACCCGTCGGCTACTGGCACCAGGTATCGGACGATGTGGAGAACCTTTCACTTGATCTGAAGGAAAGGCACAATTGTCTCTTGGCTGTTGAAGGTGCCGATCTGGTCTATCAGCTGGCCGCCGACATGGGCGGAATGGGATTCATCGAGAACAATAAAGCTCTTTGCATGCTCAACGTGTTGACCAACACCAATATGTTGCTAGCGGCGAAGGAATGTGGGGTTGATCGGTTCTTCTACTCGTCTTCCGCCTGTGTCTACAATGCGGATAAGCAAGGGAGCGTAAATGCCTCTCCGTTGAAGGAAGGCGATGCATACCCGGCTCAGCCCGAAGACGGCTATGGATGGGAAAAACTATTCAGCGAGCGAATGTGCCGACACTTCGAAGAGGACTTCGGCATGATCTGCCGCGTGGCCCGCTTTCATAACGTGTATGGGACACATGGCACCTGGATAGGGGGTCGCGAAAAAGCGCCCGCTGCAATCTGCCGCAAAGTCATCGAGGCCAAGGTCTCAGGATCGCGAGAGATCAATATCTGGGGCAACGGCCAGCAAACCCGTAGCTTCATGTTCATCGACGACTGCATTCACGGTACTGAACTGATTATGAACAGTGATATTGAGACCCCAATCAACCTTGGATCAAGCGAAGTCGTCACGATCAATAATCTAGTCGATATCGTGGAGGAAATCGCTGGCATCAAGCTGAGGCGAACCTATGATCTGAATGCACCTCGGGGCGTTAATGGACGCAATAGTGACAATTCCATGATCTTGGATCGACTGCAATGGGAGCCTTCGATTCCGCTCCGCATTGGTCTAGAGAAGACCTATCGCTGGATAGAGGAAGAGATGGCCAGTCGCGTTGTGCGATCGGCTGCCTAA
- a CDS encoding MFS transporter has product MDLLLEPIPATVAASSFWRSPSAWLRQRNLSRSFWIFFAAAFFFDAGFSVYFFLFNLYLLDFHFNERAIGLIGGAMTLGSVVGTLPAGMFAHKYGIGPLLVLCFLLAPFLNALRVLLMWQTAQIGLAFLSGLAMSSWGVCFLPAVARSTTEKNRPSAFSLIFSVSIGTSALGGVVCGYLPQWLKRIGLPMQAFEVKRLILLGSCGVAILGLIFVLRLPLPRQLDQSTTSQTGSFHRGWLSRLRVHPFLLTFLPAMALWSGVIAAFSPFANVYLSRDLHIPMSRIGLIFSTTQVVQLCLGLLTPFVFRKLGLVKGIIATQIATALALASLSIAVDARVAVALYLGFSAAQWMSSPGLYNLLMNRTPDSGRSNAAAMTLFCNALAASAATAGAGILFTRFGYPRVLQAIAALALVVAAMFWILIGSRNDEVQVQT; this is encoded by the coding sequence ATGGATCTTCTTCTGGAGCCGATCCCTGCGACAGTGGCAGCTTCTTCCTTTTGGAGGAGTCCTTCCGCTTGGCTTCGTCAGAGAAACCTAAGCCGCAGTTTCTGGATTTTCTTCGCCGCTGCATTCTTCTTCGATGCGGGCTTCTCGGTTTATTTCTTCCTCTTTAATCTCTACTTGCTCGATTTCCACTTCAATGAGCGGGCGATTGGCTTGATAGGCGGAGCAATGACGCTCGGATCCGTGGTGGGCACGCTCCCGGCAGGGATGTTCGCACACAAATATGGGATTGGGCCGCTGCTAGTTCTTTGCTTCCTTTTAGCCCCGTTCTTGAATGCGCTGCGTGTGCTGTTGATGTGGCAGACGGCGCAGATCGGGCTCGCCTTCTTGTCAGGGTTAGCCATGTCCAGCTGGGGCGTTTGCTTTCTTCCGGCAGTAGCGCGGTCGACCACCGAGAAGAACCGGCCCTCGGCGTTCAGTCTGATCTTTTCTGTAAGTATCGGTACCAGTGCCTTGGGGGGCGTCGTGTGCGGCTATCTCCCACAGTGGCTCAAGCGGATTGGCCTCCCCATGCAGGCCTTCGAGGTAAAGCGGTTAATACTGCTCGGTTCGTGCGGGGTCGCCATTTTAGGTCTAATCTTCGTGCTTCGTCTACCACTGCCGCGACAACTCGATCAATCGACGACGTCACAGACAGGTTCGTTCCATCGCGGTTGGTTGAGCCGATTGCGGGTTCATCCTTTTTTGTTGACGTTCTTGCCGGCTATGGCCCTCTGGTCTGGAGTGATTGCAGCCTTCAGTCCCTTCGCGAATGTTTACCTGTCGCGCGACCTGCACATCCCGATGAGCCGGATCGGACTGATCTTTTCGACGACCCAAGTCGTTCAGCTTTGTTTGGGGCTGTTGACGCCGTTCGTTTTTCGCAAACTCGGACTGGTCAAAGGAATCATCGCGACCCAGATCGCCACGGCGTTGGCTCTCGCCTCTCTGTCGATTGCAGTGGATGCCAGGGTGGCCGTCGCTTTGTATCTCGGCTTTTCAGCCGCCCAATGGATGAGCTCTCCAGGCCTCTACAACTTGCTCATGAATAGAACCCCCGACAGTGGGCGTAGTAACGCTGCAGCGATGACACTCTTCTGCAATGCTCTCGCGGCGTCTGCTGCTACTGCGGGCGCGGGGATACTTTTCACGCGATTCGGATACCCGCGCGTGTTGCAGGCAATAGCGGCATTGGCGCTCGTAGTGGCAGCGATGTTTTGGATACTGATCGGATCCCGCAACGATGAAGTGCAGGTGCAAACATAG
- a CDS encoding carboxypeptidase-like regulatory domain-containing protein: MSRKSIHSRPRSGCLSFPRFFASAALVLFAIVQAIHPLAYAQFDSASVLGSITDPNGASVPSATVQLEDSGKGVVVTRATDANGNYEFTNVLPGDYAITVSAPGFETSKTDHFTVTVGARQRVSLTLKLGGDAQTVTVSGAASQLETDTSDRGETVQAQEAVTLPLNGRSYADLSTLVPGVRKSLLEVLSLPSRDASYNVNGLNSMVNNFQLDGIDNNAYQSANQGYSNEAIVPSPDAIQEFKVQTDNYSAEYGALAEPSLTPPSAVGPTSFMEFSTTICETRS, encoded by the coding sequence ATGTCGAGGAAGTCTATCCATTCTAGGCCCCGGAGCGGATGTCTCTCTTTTCCCAGGTTCTTCGCGAGTGCGGCCCTGGTCCTGTTCGCGATCGTTCAAGCCATCCATCCCCTAGCCTATGCGCAGTTTGACTCGGCAAGCGTTCTAGGAAGCATCACCGATCCGAATGGCGCAAGTGTCCCATCAGCTACGGTTCAGCTGGAGGATTCGGGAAAGGGTGTGGTTGTTACCCGAGCGACTGATGCCAACGGCAATTACGAATTCACAAATGTATTGCCTGGAGACTACGCGATCACCGTATCGGCTCCCGGTTTCGAGACCTCGAAGACCGACCATTTCACAGTGACGGTGGGCGCCAGACAGCGAGTCTCGCTCACGCTGAAGCTGGGTGGCGACGCGCAGACTGTGACTGTTTCAGGAGCTGCTAGCCAGCTTGAAACGGACACCAGCGATCGAGGCGAGACGGTCCAGGCCCAAGAAGCAGTCACCCTCCCGCTGAACGGGCGTTCCTACGCCGACCTGTCGACTCTGGTTCCAGGGGTGCGCAAGTCCTTGCTCGAAGTGCTGTCCCTTCCTAGCCGAGACGCTTCGTACAACGTCAACGGCCTGAACTCGATGGTCAACAACTTCCAGTTGGACGGCATCGACAATAACGCCTACCAGAGCGCGAACCAGGGATATTCGAACGAGGCGATCGTTCCCTCGCCCGACGCAATCCAGGAGTTCAAGGTCCAGACGGACAATTACAGCGCTGAATACGGCGCGCTGGCGGAGCCATCATTAACGCCACCATCCGCAGTGGGACCAACCAGTTTCATGGAGTTCTCTACGACTATCTGCGAAACACGGTCTTGA
- a CDS encoding phosphatidylinositol-specific phospholipase C1-like protein, producing MKRNGSGTVCIAALSLALQTVAVAAANDSVKMNQIQVIGSHNSYHAGIAPSEAKLMKAKNPKLYQAFEYRHRPLDQQLNSGIRQIELDIYADSNGGRYAHPKGPDAVAAAGLAKDPEFDPEGIMNKPGFKVMHVQDFDYRSTCQPLTACLKIVREWSQSHPNHLPVYILLETKQSDLPAEYHATPTEHFTSATFDALDAEIRSVFSAGELIVPDQVRGKHKTLEEAVLHNDWPTLAAARGKVVFLMDQRPVGPVYLEGHPSLRGRVIFTNAAPGQPDCAFTEENDGSQQEIADLVRRGYLVRTRTDADTKEARTNDTTRREIALASGAQLLSTDYPASEPSAWTTYSVSLPEGAVARCNPVNGPSNCSNQDLISDVPITAESR from the coding sequence ATGAAAAGGAATGGGTCCGGCACAGTCTGTATCGCCGCCTTATCTCTGGCTTTGCAGACTGTGGCCGTGGCGGCTGCTAACGACTCGGTCAAGATGAATCAGATTCAGGTGATTGGGTCGCATAACAGCTATCATGCAGGCATTGCGCCGAGTGAAGCGAAGTTAATGAAGGCGAAGAACCCAAAACTGTATCAGGCGTTCGAATATCGACATCGCCCGCTCGATCAGCAATTGAACTCAGGCATACGTCAGATCGAACTCGACATTTACGCGGACAGCAACGGCGGCCGCTATGCGCACCCAAAAGGGCCGGACGCAGTCGCCGCTGCGGGACTGGCGAAGGATCCGGAGTTCGATCCCGAAGGAATCATGAACAAGCCTGGATTTAAAGTCATGCATGTTCAGGATTTCGACTATCGCAGCACCTGCCAGCCGCTCACCGCATGCCTCAAGATCGTCCGTGAATGGTCTCAGTCCCATCCGAATCATTTGCCTGTCTATATTCTTCTCGAAACGAAGCAGAGTGACCTGCCTGCCGAGTATCACGCGACGCCGACGGAACACTTCACGTCGGCGACGTTCGACGCTCTCGATGCAGAAATCCGGTCGGTATTTTCAGCTGGCGAACTGATTGTCCCGGACCAGGTGCGTGGCAAACACAAAACCCTCGAGGAGGCTGTGCTGCACAACGATTGGCCCACGCTGGCGGCTGCGCGGGGCAAGGTTGTATTTCTCATGGATCAGCGGCCAGTCGGCCCGGTCTATCTTGAGGGGCATCCCTCGCTTCGTGGCCGAGTCATTTTCACCAATGCCGCGCCGGGCCAACCTGATTGCGCCTTCACGGAAGAAAACGATGGAAGTCAGCAGGAGATCGCAGATCTTGTTCGGAGGGGCTATCTCGTGCGCACCAGAACCGATGCCGATACCAAAGAAGCGAGAACCAACGACACCACTCGACGGGAAATCGCATTGGCAAGCGGAGCCCAATTGCTAAGCACCGACTACCCAGCGTCTGAACCGTCCGCTTGGACGACGTACTCGGTCAGCCTTCCCGAGGGTGCTGTCGCCAGGTGTAATCCAGTCAATGGACCTTCGAATTGTTCGAACCAGGATCTGATCTCGGATGTGCCCATAACCGCCGAGTCAAGGTAG
- a CDS encoding TonB-dependent receptor domain-containing protein encodes MNAYGPFIGTGVKPTLVQNQFGGTFGGPIKKDKLFFFADYEGLRHVDHSIQTAVVPTPAQSQGIFTDPQGNPIPLRNPITGAQYANGVIPAADQSPFAAKVLSILQADAAPNTNVAAGGSNFVSTPANTETVNKGDGRVDAYISPRSTAFARYSQDSWVYFLAPNIPGLAGGNSNGTLFAYTRQIAGGYNFTPTANSILELRLGLTWTRSGKSPVNIGAENLLAEFNIPNIPTDPSITGGLNSQAVTGYSQFGRQTTNPQFTNPYDANPKVNYSIVKGRHSLKMGGEYGYFNMAISDFHPQFGEDFYAGQFSRATATQATDAAHIQAYNLADFLVGARNSYQLNNLATINYERRWYMGYFQDDFKFSDRLTFNMGLRYELVTPNWEQHNHLANFDPTTNTLLQASGGSLYNRSLVNIDKKDFAPRLGFAYEVNPKTVVRGGYGIGFMHYFRFGGESTLGYNGPYIVDATINQTPPSQASGATQQLCTSVTDNPSTCFRTTQSGYETNFATAQNFSTLQAQTRYIPRNFNAAYVQAFHLTVQREVMKNTTLEVSYVGSHGVRIPVLADFNQGATEPVSCDVGVGCLTQQQRRPIANFTNILTALPQGFLIYNSLQTKLERRFSDGIFLINSFTWGKAINNASADLETYGGDGAVVNFYNPAGDRGLSSYNQPLNDTLSFIADLPFGKGRMFGQNAPGWEQATLGGWQVTAINTVTSGLPINLTYTPSAQNVVSSTSSAYAVRPNLVTTAQAVYAPKSSYVKTKSALSNTLLASQVSIPSPSQYFGNAGRNALAGPAFAQLDLSLHKSAQLWSESRILEFRIEAFNVLNSTNFQYPDTTVTDGASFGTYTASNAYPSRQVQVALRLSF; translated from the coding sequence TTGAATGCCTACGGGCCGTTCATCGGTACAGGCGTCAAGCCTACTTTGGTGCAGAACCAGTTTGGCGGCACGTTCGGGGGGCCGATCAAGAAGGACAAGCTCTTCTTCTTTGCGGATTACGAAGGGTTGCGCCACGTCGACCACTCTATTCAGACGGCTGTAGTTCCGACCCCAGCGCAATCGCAGGGTATCTTCACCGATCCACAAGGAAACCCGATTCCCTTGCGCAACCCGATCACCGGTGCGCAGTACGCTAACGGCGTGATCCCCGCCGCCGATCAGAGTCCGTTTGCGGCCAAGGTCTTGAGTATTCTGCAGGCAGATGCGGCGCCCAACACTAATGTTGCGGCAGGCGGCAGCAACTTCGTCTCGACTCCAGCCAACACTGAGACGGTGAACAAGGGAGATGGCCGCGTCGACGCTTACATCAGCCCCCGCTCGACAGCCTTCGCGCGCTATAGCCAGGACTCGTGGGTCTATTTTCTGGCCCCGAACATACCCGGTCTGGCGGGAGGAAACAGCAACGGAACGCTCTTCGCGTATACACGGCAAATAGCGGGAGGATATAACTTCACCCCGACAGCGAATTCGATTTTAGAGCTTCGTCTCGGCCTCACTTGGACCAGGAGCGGCAAGTCGCCCGTCAATATAGGCGCGGAAAACCTGCTCGCAGAGTTCAACATCCCGAATATTCCGACTGATCCATCGATCACCGGAGGCTTGAACAGCCAGGCAGTTACCGGCTACTCGCAGTTCGGCCGGCAGACGACAAATCCGCAGTTTACCAATCCTTACGACGCAAATCCCAAGGTCAATTACAGCATTGTGAAGGGTCGTCACAGCCTCAAGATGGGCGGCGAATACGGCTACTTCAACATGGCGATATCGGACTTTCACCCGCAGTTCGGGGAAGACTTTTACGCCGGCCAATTCAGCCGAGCCACGGCAACACAAGCGACCGACGCCGCGCACATCCAGGCCTATAACCTCGCCGACTTCCTGGTCGGCGCCCGCAATAGCTATCAGTTGAATAATCTGGCGACGATCAACTATGAGCGCCGCTGGTACATGGGCTACTTTCAGGACGACTTCAAGTTCAGCGACCGGCTGACGTTCAATATGGGTCTTCGCTATGAACTGGTGACACCAAACTGGGAGCAACATAATCATCTGGCGAACTTCGATCCGACGACTAATACGCTGCTGCAAGCATCGGGCGGCTCGCTCTATAACCGATCGCTCGTCAACATCGACAAGAAGGACTTTGCCCCGCGACTTGGCTTTGCTTATGAAGTGAACCCGAAGACGGTCGTACGTGGCGGCTACGGTATCGGGTTCATGCATTACTTCCGTTTCGGCGGCGAAAGCACCCTCGGCTACAACGGCCCCTACATTGTGGATGCGACCATCAACCAGACGCCTCCGAGTCAGGCGAGCGGGGCCACCCAGCAACTTTGCACGTCGGTTACCGACAATCCTTCCACTTGTTTCCGGACCACCCAATCCGGGTATGAGACGAACTTCGCGACCGCGCAGAATTTCTCCACCCTGCAGGCCCAGACGCGATATATTCCTAGGAACTTCAATGCGGCGTATGTGCAGGCTTTTCACCTCACCGTTCAGCGTGAAGTCATGAAAAACACCACGCTTGAGGTCTCTTATGTGGGGAGCCACGGAGTTCGCATTCCCGTCCTGGCGGACTTCAATCAGGGTGCCACAGAGCCAGTGAGTTGCGACGTCGGCGTAGGATGCCTGACTCAGCAGCAGAGGCGGCCGATCGCCAACTTCACCAACATCCTGACTGCGCTCCCCCAGGGATTTCTCATTTACAACTCACTCCAAACCAAGCTTGAACGGCGGTTCAGCGACGGAATCTTCCTCATTAATTCTTTTACCTGGGGCAAGGCCATCAACAACGCGTCTGCCGATCTGGAGACCTATGGCGGGGATGGGGCGGTGGTTAACTTCTACAATCCGGCTGGAGACCGCGGCCTCTCCAGCTACAATCAGCCATTGAATGACACCCTGTCTTTCATCGCAGACCTTCCCTTCGGCAAGGGCAGGATGTTCGGACAGAATGCTCCCGGTTGGGAACAAGCGACTCTGGGAGGGTGGCAGGTGACGGCCATCAACACCGTGACCAGCGGATTGCCGATCAACTTGACCTATACGCCCTCGGCTCAAAATGTCGTATCGAGCACCAGCTCGGCGTATGCGGTGCGTCCGAACTTGGTAACTACAGCTCAGGCCGTGTACGCGCCTAAATCCAGCTATGTCAAGACAAAGAGTGCTCTGAGCAACACCCTGCTGGCGAGTCAAGTGAGCATTCCCTCTCCGAGCCAGTACTTCGGCAACGCGGGCCGCAACGCTCTCGCTGGTCCGGCGTTCGCGCAACTCGACTTGTCGCTGCATAAGTCGGCCCAGCTATGGTCGGAGAGCAGAATCCTTGAGTTCCGCATTGAGGCATTCAATGTCTTGAACTCAACCAACTTTCAGTATCCGGACACAACAGTCACCGATGGAGCGAGCTTCGGCACTTACACTGCGTCGAATGCCTATCCTTCTCGCCAAGTGCAGGTAGCCCTGCGCTTGTCCTTCTAG
- a CDS encoding ABC transporter ATP-binding protein, which translates to MSTTEFVGVSRSVATKLRTEKLGMVFERDGKRISVLEDIDLEVSDGEFVCLVGPSGCGKSTLLNALAGFLAPTSGTISIDGEAVRGPDPRRILVFQERGVFPWLTVEGNIGFGLSKLSRAERKERIAHYVQMVRLQGFENSYPSDLSGGMKQRVQVARALAVNPDILYLDEPFGALDSITRLIMRGELLRIWQTEQRTIFFVTHDIDEAVQLADRVVVLSSRPARVQDILKIDIPHPRNISSPRYLQLRDDLMKQIGLAYDL; encoded by the coding sequence ATGTCGACAACTGAGTTCGTAGGCGTCTCAAGATCCGTGGCCACGAAACTGCGCACAGAAAAGCTCGGTATGGTTTTCGAACGAGATGGCAAAAGAATCTCAGTACTTGAGGACATTGATCTAGAGGTAAGCGACGGAGAGTTCGTCTGCCTGGTAGGTCCATCTGGATGCGGCAAATCCACGCTCCTCAATGCACTGGCTGGTTTCCTCGCCCCCACCAGCGGCACGATCTCGATCGACGGCGAAGCCGTCCGCGGTCCGGATCCGCGCCGCATTCTCGTCTTCCAGGAGCGGGGTGTTTTTCCCTGGCTGACCGTTGAAGGCAACATTGGCTTCGGGCTCTCGAAACTGTCCCGCGCTGAACGCAAGGAACGCATCGCACATTACGTGCAGATGGTTCGCCTGCAGGGATTTGAGAATAGCTATCCCTCCGATCTCTCGGGAGGTATGAAGCAGCGAGTGCAGGTGGCGCGCGCACTAGCGGTGAACCCGGACATTCTCTATCTCGATGAGCCTTTTGGCGCTCTGGACTCGATCACCCGGCTTATCATGCGCGGCGAGCTGCTTCGCATCTGGCAGACTGAGCAGCGGACGATTTTTTTTGTCACTCACGATATCGATGAGGCCGTCCAGCTTGCGGACCGCGTCGTTGTCCTTAGTTCTCGTCCAGCTCGAGTGCAAGACATCCTTAAGATAGATATCCCTCACCCGAGAAATATTAGCTCTCCGCGTTATTTGCAGCTTCGTGACGACCTGATGAAGCAGATCGGTTTGGCTTACGATTTATGA
- a CDS encoding aldolase → MMTIEELESACDASQMLDFSRHLLDAPELPLQRMFYPFGFPAELRTNSAEILSISEEVWGVYEPRFDTKPILVDVHVLECDSIECPPAPEYRIMQPLLVSVADSNNYCICDLSQHRTQMVISTAALRHKSYLRYFFLESTAGCHIANQHTTPIHAGCVALEGSGVLLCGDSGAGKSTLSYACARSGWTYITDDCSYLLNSGKERIVMGNSHQVRFRPSAGELFPEVSSLEITPRAAGKPSIEMPTRLMHRIVRAETAEIDFIVFLNRRTGGVPQLTRYRTDVARQFMRQVLFGSAESLAVHYEAIERLLTAEVFELRYNDLDWAVERLRALVSEGR, encoded by the coding sequence ATGATGACGATCGAAGAATTAGAGTCCGCGTGTGATGCCTCGCAGATGTTGGATTTTTCAAGGCATCTCCTGGATGCTCCTGAGCTCCCCCTGCAGAGAATGTTCTATCCGTTTGGATTTCCAGCCGAGCTACGGACAAATTCAGCAGAAATCCTCTCAATATCTGAAGAGGTCTGGGGAGTCTACGAGCCGCGATTCGACACAAAGCCCATCCTGGTGGACGTTCACGTTCTCGAGTGTGACTCGATCGAGTGCCCTCCCGCTCCAGAATATCGGATCATGCAGCCGCTGCTGGTGAGTGTTGCAGATAGCAACAACTACTGCATCTGTGACCTCTCGCAACATCGGACGCAGATGGTTATTTCCACTGCTGCTCTGCGGCACAAGAGCTACCTGCGCTACTTTTTTCTAGAGTCAACCGCCGGCTGCCACATCGCCAATCAGCATACGACTCCCATTCACGCCGGATGTGTAGCGCTTGAAGGAAGTGGCGTCCTGTTGTGCGGCGACTCCGGAGCGGGCAAATCAACTCTCTCTTATGCCTGTGCTCGAAGCGGATGGACATACATCACTGACGATTGCAGTTATCTTTTGAACTCCGGCAAAGAGCGAATCGTCATGGGCAACAGCCACCAGGTCCGCTTCCGTCCATCGGCTGGAGAGCTTTTTCCAGAAGTCTCAAGCCTTGAGATCACTCCGCGCGCGGCAGGCAAGCCATCGATCGAGATGCCGACCAGGTTGATGCATCGGATCGTGCGGGCAGAGACAGCCGAGATCGACTTCATTGTCTTTCTGAATCGGCGGACGGGCGGCGTGCCGCAGCTCACACGCTACCGGACTGACGTGGCCCGCCAGTTTATGCGCCAGGTTCTTTTCGGATCAGCGGAGTCGCTCGCCGTCCACTACGAAGCCATCGAACGGCTGCTGACCGCCGAGGTCTTCGAGCTTCGATACAACGATCTGGACTGGGCCGTTGAGCGGCTGCGCGCATTAGTGAGCGAGGGACGCTGA
- a CDS encoding cystathionine beta-lyase: MSTSWKTRLIHADVRVPEGYRSLAAPTFRGSTTLFSSASSVSDAWNQYETGYTYGLYGTPTTLELAERIRELEQGYRTVITPGGQSAISLINLAFLGAGDHVLLPASIYGPHRKLADNLLRRFGLDHSYYEPTVGEGIQAVMKPNTRLVWCESPGSITMEVQDLPAITRVAHANGTLVAVDNTWSGGVYFDALAHGADITMQALTKYVGGHSDLLLGSVTVKNEADWQKVGATHQELGFAASPDDCTLALRGMKTLAVRLAAIEASALSIARWLADRPEIERVLHPALNSCPGHEIWRRDFTGSSGVFAIVFRSGTTKEQVVAFVDALQIFKIGYSWGGVTSLAVAYDLTEWTGRPNYQHRIVRLNIGLEDTDDLIADLERGLRKMFGYA; encoded by the coding sequence ATGAGCACAAGCTGGAAGACCAGGCTAATTCACGCCGACGTCCGCGTTCCGGAAGGATACCGTTCCCTGGCCGCGCCTACCTTCCGGGGATCAACCACCCTCTTTTCCAGCGCATCGTCTGTTTCGGATGCCTGGAACCAGTACGAGACGGGGTACACCTACGGCCTCTACGGGACTCCGACAACGCTCGAGCTTGCCGAGCGGATCCGTGAACTCGAACAGGGCTATCGGACAGTCATTACCCCCGGAGGGCAGAGTGCGATTTCGCTGATCAACCTGGCGTTCCTGGGAGCCGGCGACCACGTTCTGCTTCCTGCAAGCATCTACGGACCGCATCGTAAGCTTGCCGACAATCTCCTCCGTCGATTCGGATTGGATCACAGCTACTACGAGCCCACTGTTGGTGAGGGCATTCAGGCCGTGATGAAGCCGAATACAAGACTGGTATGGTGTGAGAGCCCAGGTTCTATCACCATGGAAGTGCAGGACCTGCCCGCTATCACCCGAGTCGCACATGCGAACGGGACCTTGGTCGCGGTTGATAACACCTGGTCCGGCGGCGTCTATTTCGATGCGCTGGCCCACGGCGCCGATATCACCATGCAGGCTCTAACCAAGTATGTCGGGGGACACAGCGATTTGCTACTGGGCTCGGTCACGGTGAAGAACGAGGCGGATTGGCAGAAAGTTGGGGCGACCCACCAAGAACTCGGATTTGCGGCTTCCCCAGACGACTGCACTCTCGCCTTGCGCGGAATGAAGACGCTGGCTGTGCGCCTTGCAGCGATTGAAGCCTCGGCTCTTTCAATTGCGCGCTGGCTCGCAGATCGTCCGGAGATCGAGCGCGTCCTGCATCCCGCATTGAACTCGTGTCCCGGACATGAAATCTGGCGACGGGATTTCACCGGCTCTTCAGGCGTTTTCGCCATCGTGTTCAGATCAGGCACGACGAAGGAACAGGTGGTGGCCTTCGTGGATGCCCTGCAGATTTTCAAGATCGGTTATAGCTGGGGCGGCGTCACCAGCCTTGCAGTGGCCTACGATCTCACCGAATGGACAGGCAGGCCGAACTACCAACATCGGATCGTCAGACTCAATATAGGCCTGGAAGATACCGATGACCTGATCGCGGACCTTGAACGAGGCCTGCGAAAGATGTTTGGGTACGCCTGA